The genomic window GTTCGACCTGAACGTGGAGGCCGCCCACGACGACCAGGAACTCGTGAGCAAGGGCACCCGCATCGTCTACTGGGAAGGCCCGGTCGAGCTGTCGGGCACCTGGCGCGGGCAACCCGGCCAGGGCAGCGGCATGATGGAACTGGTTGCTGGCAGTCTCGACTCTAGAAGGCGCTGAGCAGTGGGTGAGGCGCTGTCGGCCTCCTGGTTTGGCTGACAGCCGTTTCCTACCCGAAAGAACAAAGGCCCTGCACCTGCCCCGCTTGCCATTTGCCTCCTGAAACCTATACTTTGTTCGACAAGCCTTGCAATACAAGCCTTAGGAGGCAAGACATGACCCCCCTCAAATCTGGCACGGTGGACCTCGTGATTCTGGCGGCGGTGGGCGAGCAGCCGCGCTACGGCCTGGAGCTGGTGCAGCACATCAATGCCCGCAGCGGCGGCCTCTTCGAGCTGTCGGAAGGCAGCCTGTACCCGGCGCTGCTGCGACTGAGCAAGGCCGACTGGATTGTGGGCGACTGGCAGCCCACCCCCGGCGGTGGCAGCCCGCGCAAGGTCTACACCCTGACCGATTCGGGCGCGAAGGAGCTGGAGCGGCGCAAGGGCGAGTGGTCGCGGCTGCAAAGTGCCGTCAACGCGCTGCTGTGGCGGGGAGCGCCCGCATGAGCCGGGTGCTGTCGGGCTACATCCACCGCGCCACGCTGGGCCTGCGGGGGGGCGAGCGCCGCGAAGTCGCCGCCGAGCTGCGGACGCACCTGCTCGACCGGGTGCGGCAACTGGAGGCCGAGGGCTTCGAGCGCGAGGAAGCCGAGCACCTGGCCGTCAAGGCGATGGGCAACGTGAAAGTCACCAACTCGGAGCTGCTGGGCCACTTTTTCACCACGCCGCTCGGCTGGGGCGTACTGGCGGCTCTGGTCCTTGGTGGGGGAGGGTTCCTGCTGTGGCGCACGGTGCCTTTGCCGCTGCTGGGGCAGCTTCGGTGAAGTGGGAAAAGAAACTGACCGCCGACGACCTGTCCTTCCTGATGTCGGAGGAGTCCGCGCCCCGAGCGACGTATCAGGTCGCCACCCTCAGCATTCCGGCGGCGACCGGGTGGCTTTATCTGGCGCTGGTGCCGAGGGTAGGCGGTGGCGGCGGGCAACTCATTGCTGAGCCGCTCGCCGCCTCACCCTATGCGGAGAAGACGCTGCCCAACGAAATGCTGCGCTCGCGCCTGCTGCTCAGCGGCAAACTGTGGGAAGACCGCGTTTGTCCGCCGCTGAAGGGGCAAAAGCAGCTTCAGGTCTACGCGGCGCTGCGGCCCCTGACCAAAACCCAGTTGCCGAGGCTGCAAACCGGAGGCCCTAACACCTGCACCGGCATCACCTTTCCCGACAGCGACAAGTTCAAGGGCTGGTCTGAAAGCTGGAAGCCGCAGACCACTCCCCGGCAGGCGCTGAAACTCAACGAATGGACGGTTCTGGCCGCCTACAACGTTGAAATTCTCAAGTCCATTGACGGTGGCTCAAGGTCCAGCGGGGAACTGAACCATCCGCACGATTATCTGTTCGCCGTGATGCCCGCCGACCATATGCTGCAAAAACTTGTCAAAGGCGCGCCGAGGGACCTCCCCAAATACGGCGTAGTCACCATGCTGGACGGCAACGACTGGGCGACCTCGGCTGATGGCTTGCCCCGTCCCACCTTGCAGCGGCCCTGAGGGCACGGTGTCCTTCTTTCGGTGGATGCCCCGCTCACCCCGGCGTGTCAGGTTCCTCCTATGCAACAACTCGCTCTGGCGGCCCTGCTGACCCTCGCTTCTGCCCAGGCGGGCGCGGCGGCCTCACCTGCGCCGCAGCCGGTGCTGGTGGAGTTCGGCGGCCTGCTGTGGGTGCAGTCGGCGGACGGCCTGCCCCACCTCAAAAACGGGCAGATTGTCGCGCCGCTGCTGGCGCTGTGCAACCTGTTCGGGGCCAAATGCACGCCGGATTGGGTGGGGGAACCGTACAGGTTCAGCAAAAGGGGCAGCCTGTTTCCACCGTCCCCATCGCTGAAACTGGGCAGCGGGGCGCCACAAAACTCGCCTTCGTCAACCTGAAAGCCCTGTCCGGCCCGCTGGGGTATGCCGTCACCTGGCTCCCCGACGCGCGCCGCGCGGATGTGGAACGGGTGCGGAAAATTCCGGGTGGACTGTCACAGACACAGGGCGAACTGGCGGGCCTTAAGCTAAAGCCGACGCGCCTGAATGCCTCCGCAGAAGTACGGTTTCAACCTCTGAAGAACGAACCAGCATTTGAGGAGCTGTTTCTCTCGTCACCAGCGCGAGAATTGGTGCGTATCTGGCCGTTTTTTCCACGCGGCCGTATGAGTGCAGCGTCTTGCGAGAGCAGTCCGCGCATTTGCCAAATCAGCTATGACAAGACCTATCTCTGGACGCTGGGTTATGTGGAACTGAAAGAGTCGGCCTGGCAATAACCCAACCCTGATCACATCCACTTTCCTAAAGCCTCAATAAACTTGACAATAGGACACTCAAGTTTCAGAATGAGGGCAGTTAAACCATGCCCCCACTCTGGAGGTTTTCCTTTGAATCCTGAACGCTTTACCGAGGCGAGTGCCGTCGCCATCAATGCGGCGCAGCAACTCGCGCAAGAGAACCACAACCAAAACCTGACGCACTTCCATGTGCTGCGAACCCTGCTCGACAACGACACCGCTTCCCGCGCCCTGACGCTGGCGGGCGGCGACCTGAACACGGCCAGAGCCGCGCTGGACGCCGAAATCGCCAAGCTGCCCAAAGTGCAGGGCAGCGACGGCCAGCTTTACCTCGACCCGGCGCTCAACCGCGCGTTTCAGAAGGCCGACACGCTCGCCGCGCAACTCGGCGACAGTTTCGTGGCCGCCGATACGCTGCTGCTGGCGCTGCGGGGCGAGTACCGGGGCCGGGGCCTGCCCGACGAAGTGAGCCTGAACCGCGCCGTGACCGAGCAGCGCAAGGGGAAAACCGTGACCAACAAAACCAGTGAACAGCAATTCGACGCGCTGAACAAATACGGCACCGACCTGACCCAGCGCGCCCGCGACGGCAAATTCGACCCGGTGATCGGCCGCGACGAGGAGATCCGCCGCGTCATGCAGATTCTGCTGCGCCGCAGCAAAAACAACCCCGTCCTGATCGGCGAACCCGGCGTGGGCAAGACCGCCATCGCCGAGGGCCTCGCCATGCGCATCGTCAAGGGCGACGTGCCCGAGGGCCTGCGCGACAAGAAAATCGTCTCGCTGGAAATGGGCAGTCTGCTCGCGGGCGCCAAGTTCCGGGGCGAGTTCGAGGAGCGCCTCAAGGGCGTCATTGACGAAGTCGTGAAGTCGGCAGGCGAAATCATCCTGTTCGTGGACGAGATTCACACCATCGTCGGCGCGGGCAAGACCGAGGGCAGCCCCGACGCGGGCAACATGCTCAAGCCTGCGCTGGCACGTGGTGAACTGCACCTGATCGGCGCGACCACGCTCGACGAATACCGCGAAATCGAGAAGGACGCGGCCCTCGAACGGCGTTTCCAGCCGGTCTTCGTGGACGAACCCAGCGTGGAAGACACCATTTCCATCCTGCGCGGCATCAAGGAGCGCTATCAGGTCCACCACAACGTCGAAATCACCGACCCTGCGCTGGTGGCCGCCGCGACGCTGTCCAACCGTTACATCACCGACCGGCAACTGCCCGACAAGGCGATTGACCTGATCGACGAGTCGGCGGCCCGGCTGCGGATGGCGCTGGAATCGAGCCCCGAGCGCATCGACCAGCTCTCGCGCCGCAAGTTGCAACTGGAAATCGAGCGCGAGGCCCTCAAGCGCGAGAAGGACGTGGATTCGCAAAACCGTCTGCTGGACATCGAAAATCAGCTCAAGACGCTGACTGACGAGCTGAACGAAGTCCGCAGCCGCTGGGAAGCCGAGCGCGGTGAGGTGGCCGCCCTGCGCGAAAAGCGTGAAAAGCTCGACGCGGTGCGCACCCAGATCGAAAAGGCCCGGCGCGACTATGATCTCGAAGAAGCCGCCCGGCTGGAATACGGCGAACTGCCTGCGCTGGAAAAAGACGTGCAGGACCTGGAAAAGAAACTCAAGTCTGCCGAATTCGCCCACATGGAAGTCACCGAGGAAGACATCGCCGCCGTGGTCAGCCGCTGGACCGGCATTCCCGTCAGCAAGCTGATGGAAGGCGAACGCGAAAAGCTGCTGCACCTCGAAGAGCAACTGCACGGGCGCGTCATCGGGCAGGACCGCGCGATCGTCTCCGTCTCCGACGCCATTCGCCGGGCACGCGCGGGCCTCAACGACCCCAACCGTCCGCTGGGCTCCTTCATGTTCCTGGGGCCGTCCGGGGTGGGCAAAACCGAGCTGGCCAAAGCGCTGGCCGAGTTCCTGTTCGACAGCAGCGACGCGATGGTGCGCATCGACATGTCCGAGTACATGGAGAAACATACGGTGGCCCGCCTGATCGGGGCCCCTCCCGGATACGTGGGCTTCGAGGAAGGCGGCCAGCTGACCGAGGCCGTGCGCCGCCGCCCCTACGCCGTGATTCTCTTCGACGAGATCGAAAAAGCGCACCCCGACGTGTTCAACGTGCTGCTGCAAGTACTCGACGATGGTCGCCTGACCGACGGGCAGGGCCGCACGGTGGATTTCCGCAACACCCTGATCATCATGACCAGCAACATCGGTTCGCCGCTGATTCTGGAGATGCAGCAGCGGGGCGAGGACGCGGAGACGATCAAGTCGGCAGTGATGGACGAGCTGCGCGGCGAGTTCCGGCCCGAGTTCCTCAACCGCGTGGACGACATCATCGTGTTCGACGCGCTGACGGCGAAGGATTTGCAGTCCATCGTGGACATTCAGCTGGGCGGCCTGCGGAGGCGATTGGCCGAGCGCCGCATCACCCTGCACCTGACCGAGGACGCCAAGGACAAGCTGGCCGAACTGGGCTACGACCCCGCCTACGGCGCGCGTCCGCTGCGGCGCACCATCAGCCAGTACATTGAAACGCCGCTGGCCCGCGAGATTCTGGGCGGCCAGATTCAGGACGGCAGCGTGCTGAACGTGGATTACGGCGACGGTGGATTTACCTTTAACAGCGGCTCTTTGAACTGATTTGCGAAGATGAAGGAAGCTGGGGCTTGGGCTCCGGCTTTTTTTATTGGCAACTTCCGCCCGCTCAACCTCGTAGCGTGGTCATGCAGCTCAAGATCAGGGTGCCCAAATTCATTGGCCGCTGGCTGGACCAACGCTTTCAAGCCAGCTTGCCGCGGCCTGGGAGCACCGTCATTCCGCCTAGCGAACTCGGGTTGACGCGGCGCACCCTGCTTTATTTCAAAGCCGAACACTGCGTGGCGTGCGGGCCCCTGGAGATGTTCGTCGGACAGTTGGCAGCCCAAAACGGGCTTGACCTGCGCGTGATCGATTTTCGCAGGGGTGAGTTGCCCGAAACGGTGTACGGCGACCAGCTACTTCTGGATAAAGACGGCAGCGTCGGCAAACGCTACCGGGTGAGCGTCTTTCCCACCCTCGTCCTGACCGACGAACACGGTTTGATCGGTGGGGCGCTGGCAGGCGTGAGCGAGCGAGACAAAGTGGCGGCGGGACTGGGCTTGACTGCCTGACGTGGTCTGAGGGGGCTGGGGCGTCGGCTCGGGCTTTTTTCTTCTGTTCTCGCGTGGCGCTGGCATCAGACGCCCGTCACCCCCCCTCTACACTTTGTCCATGAAACGAATTTTCCCGCTGCTGGCCGCGCTTTTTCTCGCCTCTGCCCAGGCGCAAAACACAACGCCTGCCACGTTCACCCTCGATGGGCGCACGCTGGGGCAGACCACGGTTTACGTTTCCGGCGGGCAGTTGATGCTTCCGCTCACCGCTTTCGCCCAGATGGGCTGGAAGCCGCTGCTGGACACGGACAATGGTCTGATTGACCTCGCCGGCTGCCTGCGCGTCAGCACCGTCAGGCCGAACATGTGGTTGATTGGTGGCCTTTCTCACATCGGAGTCAGTTCAGCGTCGGCTCTGGCACCGCTGCCCGTCAACGCTCAATTTCGTGGCGGGCGCTGGTATCTCCCGGCGTGGGCGGTGGCCGGGCAACTGCTCTACACCGTGACCTTTGACAAGGCGAATGCCCGGGTGGACGTGAAAAAGCCTGCTGACCCGGCCAAAATCACTCCGACGGTGGAGGCGTGCCTGCTGCGTCTTTAGAGCATTTGACAAAAAGATGGCACAGCTTTTTGGCGAGCGGACTGGAACAGCTCGCAGAGAGCGAGTGCAAAACGTTGAGCAGGACGGACTTGCAAAGCTGCGAAGCAGAGAATGGGGCGGGTGGCGGCGCTGTTACGACGCACGCGTAATTCGGAGAACTGCTCTAGGAGCCATACTCCAGCCATGTCCCTCAACCCCGCCGAAAAACAGCGCACCCGCCAGGACCTTCAGGCCAACCGCCAACTGTGCCCACTCAGCGACGAAGCCATCGCCACCGCCCTTGGCTGGACGCCGGGGCACTTGCAAGCCACACTCCAGGTCACGTCTCATCCCGCCGACGTGTGGCGGCTGCGCGATTTTTTGGTGCAGGCGATTCGGGAGTCAGGTGGCACGCCTGCGCCTTTTTCGGTGCTGACCGATGACAAACGCGGCGCGGCGCAGGGCTGGTTCGGGAGCTGGACGGTGCCGCCCACGCCCCGGGAGTAAACAGTATTGCTGCTCAGTCAAACGAAGAACCGACAAAATACAGCAATTCCGGCTGCCCACCCCGGTAAGTCGTGACCACGTAGCCCTCACCGCGCCCGATGAAAGCGGGGGACGTCCGGCGGGCCTGACCTGCGCCAGCGTGGGCTGCTGCTCCGGCATCAGTTCGCGCAGGCCCCAGGCGTCCTCGCTGCTGGCCAGGGCCTCGAAATCCAGGATGCTGCGGGTGCCGGTGTCCTCGGCGGCCTCCACAGCCTCTTCGATGCTGCCATGCTGCGGCCCCGACGCGAGCGACTGCGGCGCGGGTGACTGTGGCGTGACCGGAAAAGGCGGAAAGTCCAGCGCCGGGAAGTATCGTCCGGCCTGAAACTCGCGCTCCCGCAAGGCGTCGAGGGCCTGCTGAAGGTCGGGCTGATAGTCGACCACATACCACCACGGCGAACTTCCCATCAGCCGCCCCCGAACGCCGTCACGAACTGCTTGAAGATGGTCGGCGCGTACTCGGACGGCTCGGGGCCGAGTTCCGCGTCCTGCCCGGCTTCCAGCCAGCCTCCGCGCAGCACCCGGCAGTAGAAGCCGGGGCGCTCCATCTCGCGGAACTTGTGGACAAAATCCGGGTCGCCCATCCGCACCGCCAGCGTCACGCAGGGAATGCGCGGCGCGGTGATTTCCAGTTCGGTGTCTCCCACGCGCAGCGTTTGCCCAATCCGCAGCGGAGCCGATTCGAGGTCGGAGAGCAGCAGGTTTTCCCCGAAGGTGCCCGGCGGCAGTGTCCGCCCCAGGGCCGTTTCCCAGGCGGCGTAGTCGGGCTGCGTGAAGACATAGACCGCCTGACTCAGCCCGCCGTGATGCCGGGTGTCGGCGATGTGGTCGCCGGCCAGGCCGAACTCGCCGAGCTGTACCGGGCCGGACACAGGCTCCTTGAAAATGCCGCTGTAACCGCTTTTGGCACGGATGGGCCGCCGCTCCCCGACATTCACGCTCAGCACTCGCATGTCGCAGGATAAGGCGTTGACTTTCTCCGCCGCTGCTACCCTGACGCCATGTGTGCCGGAGCCTTCCGTTGATTCCCCGCGTCCTGCTCGGCTCCGCGCCGGTGCCCGGTGGGGAGGGCGAACTGCACCTGTTTCGCCGAGGCGCCGACTTTGCCATCAGTGTGAGCACCATGCCCGGCGAGCTGATGAACAGCCGGATGCACGCCTCCGAAGACGCGCTCGCCCAGCTCGGGTGCGCTCCGGTGGCGGGGCGACAGGCGGCGCGGGTGCTTGTCGGCGGCCTCGGCATGGGCTTCACGCTCGCCGAGGCGCTGCGGCAGCTCGGGCCGGATGCCCGCGTGGTCGTCGCCGAACTCGTGCTGCAGGTCGTGGACTGGAACCGGGGCGAGTTGGGCGAATGCGCCGGGTGGCCGCTGCGTGACCCGCGGGTGGAGGTGCGGGTCGGGGACGTGGGCGCGGTCATGCGCGAGGCGGGGCCGTTCGACGCGATTGTGCTCGACGTGGACAACGGGCCGGAGGGCCTCACCCGCGACGAAAACGGGCGGCTCTACAGTCCCGCCGGATTGCGTTCGGCGTGGGCAGCGTTGCGGCCCGGTGGGGTGCTGGCGGTCTGGTCGGCGCATCCGGCCCCGGCGTTCACGCGCAAGCTGGAGCGGGCGGGGTTCCGGGTGCGCTTAAAGCAGGTGCGGGAAAGGGTGGGGAAGGGGGCGGTGCATACGGTGTGGGTGGGGGAGAAGGGGTGAGGGTGTTGAAGCCAGGGCTTTAGCTGTAGGCCCCAACCCCAAACCCCTATCCCCAGAGGGGACAGGGGCTTAACGCTGGCGCTGTGCACATGGCGGTGATTTCGCGTGTCGGGCGGTGCTCCGTAGTTGAGTGGGGGGCTGGTTGCCTGAACCTTCCAAATCGTGTCAGGCCCGTGCGCCTTCAGCGCCCGACGGCCCTTCCGTTCTGCGTTTCACGATTTTCTGTGGACGGCGTAGATAAAAGCTGAGGCGCAAGCATTTCTCTGACCCTCTCCCCTTGCGGGACTCGCAGAGCTGCGGAGCAGAGAGGGCCTTTGCGAAAGCAAAGGGGTGAGGGGGCGTCCACACCCCATAAACCCTCACCCCCCCCGCAAAAACCGCACCGTCTCCCGCTGCAACATCTCTATCTGTTCGAGCGAGTCATACGTGTGCCCCGCGCCGGGAATCGCGGTGGCGTCGCAGCGCAGGGCTTCGGCGTACGCACGCCCCACTCCACCGGGCAGGTCTGGTCGCGGTCGCCGTGAAAGACGTGGGCGACCCCACCCCAGCGGGCCGCGGCCTCCAACGGGCGCGTCTGCACGACTTCTTGCAGGAACGCGCGGCCCAGCGGCCAGCCGCCGTAGTCGCTGATGACCGGGGGCAGCAGTCCGCCGCGCAGGTGCCGCAGCCACAGCTCGGGCAGCGCGGGCGACCACAGGGCGAAGCGGTGAGGCCGCACTTTTTCGGCGGCCAGGGCGCTGACCAGTCCGCCCATGCTGTAGCCGAGCAGCATCACCCGCTCGGGGTCGAGGCCGGGTTGGTGGCGCACATAGTCGAAGGCGGCCTCCACGTCCTGCACCTCGCGGCCCACCGTCATCTCGGAAAAGTCGCCCTGGCTCTCGCCGCTGCCCCGGCAGTCGAAGCGCAGCGCGGCTATGCCAGCGGCGGTGAGGCGGCGGGCCAGCAGCACCAGCAGGCGGTGGCTGCTCACCTTGTCGCCGGTAAACCCATGCACGATGACCACGCTCGGCCAGCCTTGCGGCGGCGCCTGCTGTCCAGTGGCGGAACCGTCCGGCGTGTGGAGCATTCCGTACATCCGCTGACCCTCGACGCTGAACTGCGCGAACATTTCCATGCCGCCGAGTGTACGGGGGCGGGCGCGTCAGACTGTGCGCC from Deinococcus radiodurans R1 = ATCC 13939 = DSM 20539 includes these protein-coding regions:
- a CDS encoding PadR family transcriptional regulator, with translation MTPLKSGTVDLVILAAVGEQPRYGLELVQHINARSGGLFELSEGSLYPALLRLSKADWIVGDWQPTPGGGSPRKVYTLTDSGAKELERRKGEWSRLQSAVNALLWRGAPA
- a CDS encoding permease prefix domain 1-containing protein, coding for MSRVLSGYIHRATLGLRGGERREVAAELRTHLLDRVRQLEAEGFEREEAEHLAVKAMGNVKVTNSELLGHFFTTPLGWGVLAALVLGGGGFLLWRTVPLPLLGQLR
- the clpB gene encoding ATP-dependent chaperone ClpB, yielding MNPERFTEASAVAINAAQQLAQENHNQNLTHFHVLRTLLDNDTASRALTLAGGDLNTARAALDAEIAKLPKVQGSDGQLYLDPALNRAFQKADTLAAQLGDSFVAADTLLLALRGEYRGRGLPDEVSLNRAVTEQRKGKTVTNKTSEQQFDALNKYGTDLTQRARDGKFDPVIGRDEEIRRVMQILLRRSKNNPVLIGEPGVGKTAIAEGLAMRIVKGDVPEGLRDKKIVSLEMGSLLAGAKFRGEFEERLKGVIDEVVKSAGEIILFVDEIHTIVGAGKTEGSPDAGNMLKPALARGELHLIGATTLDEYREIEKDAALERRFQPVFVDEPSVEDTISILRGIKERYQVHHNVEITDPALVAAATLSNRYITDRQLPDKAIDLIDESAARLRMALESSPERIDQLSRRKLQLEIEREALKREKDVDSQNRLLDIENQLKTLTDELNEVRSRWEAERGEVAALREKREKLDAVRTQIEKARRDYDLEEAARLEYGELPALEKDVQDLEKKLKSAEFAHMEVTEEDIAAVVSRWTGIPVSKLMEGEREKLLHLEEQLHGRVIGQDRAIVSVSDAIRRARAGLNDPNRPLGSFMFLGPSGVGKTELAKALAEFLFDSSDAMVRIDMSEYMEKHTVARLIGAPPGYVGFEEGGQLTEAVRRRPYAVILFDEIEKAHPDVFNVLLQVLDDGRLTDGQGRTVDFRNTLIIMTSNIGSPLILEMQQRGEDAETIKSAVMDELRGEFRPEFLNRVDDIIVFDALTAKDLQSIVDIQLGGLRRRLAERRITLHLTEDAKDKLAELGYDPAYGARPLRRTISQYIETPLAREILGGQIQDGSVLNVDYGDGGFTFNSGSLN
- a CDS encoding conjugal transfer protein TraF — encoded protein: MVMQLKIRVPKFIGRWLDQRFQASLPRPGSTVIPPSELGLTRRTLLYFKAEHCVACGPLEMFVGQLAAQNGLDLRVIDFRRGELPETVYGDQLLLDKDGSVGKRYRVSVFPTLVLTDEHGLIGGALAGVSERDKVAAGLGLTA
- a CDS encoding DUF2316 family protein; protein product: MSLNPAEKQRTRQDLQANRQLCPLSDEAIATALGWTPGHLQATLQVTSHPADVWRLRDFLVQAIRESGGTPAPFSVLTDDKRGAAQGWFGSWTVPPTPRE
- a CDS encoding MOSC domain-containing protein, which translates into the protein MRVLSVNVGERRPIRAKSGYSGIFKEPVSGPVQLGEFGLAGDHIADTRHHGGLSQAVYVFTQPDYAAWETALGRTLPPGTFGENLLLSDLESAPLRIGQTLRVGDTELEITAPRIPCVTLAVRMGDPDFVHKFREMERPGFYCRVLRGGWLEAGQDAELGPEPSEYAPTIFKQFVTAFGGG
- a CDS encoding spermidine synthase; translation: MIPRVLLGSAPVPGGEGELHLFRRGADFAISVSTMPGELMNSRMHASEDALAQLGCAPVAGRQAARVLVGGLGMGFTLAEALRQLGPDARVVVAELVLQVVDWNRGELGECAGWPLRDPRVEVRVGDVGAVMREAGPFDAIVLDVDNGPEGLTRDENGRLYSPAGLRSAWAALRPGGVLAVWSAHPAPAFTRKLERAGFRVRLKQVRERVGKGAVHTVWVGEKG
- a CDS encoding alpha/beta hydrolase, yielding MEMFAQFSVEGQRMYGMLHTPDGSATGQQAPPQGWPSVVIVHGFTGDKVSSHRLLVLLARRLTAAGIAALRFDCRGSGESQGDFSEMTVGREVQDVEAAFDYVRHQPGLDPERVMLLGYSMGGLVSALAAEKVRPHRFALWSPALPELWLRHLRGGLLPPVISDYGGWPLGRAFLQEVVQTRPLEAAARWGGVAHVFHGDRDQTCPVEWGVRTPKPCAATPPRFPARGTRMTRSNR